One genomic region from Candidatus Methylomirabilota bacterium encodes:
- a CDS encoding glycerophosphodiester phosphodiesterase family protein, with product MPRFVVHRGGAALWPENSLLAFGNAIALGARLLEFDVHGTADGEAVVIHDPTLERTTDASGPVAARTAAELRGVRLKGLDGTLTDQWVPTIGEVLALTAPADLTLLIEIKTPGTAVRYERQGHRVRAVPGPRYEGLERKVVEAVGTAGVADHAYIMAFNPAVLAEIRALAPRQSTALLVDRQHLEGAGAPAVEAVAWAAAARANFLGLHYTLCDEGVVEAARRAGIALGVFTVNDEAAMRRLADLGADVIITDRADLAVRMAAVAP from the coding sequence ATGCCCCGATTCGTCGTCCACCGGGGCGGGGCGGCCCTCTGGCCCGAGAACAGCCTGCTGGCCTTCGGCAACGCCATCGCGCTCGGGGCCCGGCTCCTGGAGTTCGACGTCCACGGCACGGCCGACGGCGAGGCCGTGGTGATCCACGACCCGACGCTGGAGCGGACGACGGACGCCTCCGGCCCGGTGGCGGCGCGCACGGCGGCCGAGCTGCGCGGCGTGCGCCTCAAGGGGCTCGACGGCACGCTGACCGACCAGTGGGTACCGACGATCGGCGAGGTGCTGGCGCTGACCGCGCCGGCGGACCTCACGCTCCTGATCGAGATCAAGACGCCGGGGACGGCCGTGCGCTACGAGCGCCAGGGCCACCGCGTGAGGGCCGTTCCGGGCCCGCGCTACGAAGGACTGGAAAGGAAGGTCGTCGAAGCGGTCGGGACGGCGGGCGTCGCCGACCACGCCTACATCATGGCCTTCAACCCCGCGGTGCTCGCGGAGATCCGCGCGCTGGCGCCGCGGCAGTCGACCGCGCTGCTGGTGGACCGCCAGCACCTCGAGGGAGCGGGGGCGCCGGCGGTGGAGGCGGTGGCCTGGGCGGCGGCGGCGCGCGCCAACTTCCTGGGCCTGCACTACACGCTCTGCGACGAGGGCGTCGTCGAAGCGGCGCGTCGGGCGGGGATCGCCCTCGGCGTGTTCACGGTCAACGACGAGGCGGCCATGCGCCGGCTGGCGGACCTCGGTGCGGACGTCATCATCACCGACCGGGCGGATCTGGCCGTGCGCATGGCGGCGGTGGCGCCGTGA